The following coding sequences lie in one Candidatus Planktophila sulfonica genomic window:
- a CDS encoding alpha/beta hydrolase produces MAVEDAPAGLIKDWHAEGHGANKKIGVLLVHGFTGSPASMRPWAEYLNQRGYTVTVPLLPGHGTNPKDLNLVKWQEWPAKVENDLNALLQSCEKVFICGLSMGGGTTLNVATRYSKQLAGIILVNPMIHVKFIPAQVAWVISRFQKMRDSVGDDIKRPGITEYGYDSLPAVGVYELLKMLTYTRKRLHDVTVPLQLFHSVEDHTLPVSNTEIIMQGVGSREKNRIELVNSYHVATLDYDAEIIFENSRLFIESHS; encoded by the coding sequence ATGGCAGTTGAAGACGCACCCGCAGGTTTAATTAAAGATTGGCATGCCGAAGGTCATGGCGCCAATAAGAAAATCGGAGTTCTTCTGGTTCATGGATTCACGGGTTCTCCCGCATCGATGCGGCCATGGGCTGAGTACCTCAACCAGCGCGGATATACAGTCACCGTTCCTCTATTGCCCGGACACGGTACGAATCCTAAAGATCTCAACCTTGTGAAATGGCAAGAGTGGCCAGCAAAGGTAGAAAACGACCTTAATGCGCTGCTGCAATCATGCGAAAAAGTTTTTATCTGCGGGCTTTCCATGGGTGGTGGCACAACGCTGAATGTTGCAACTAGATATTCAAAGCAATTGGCTGGAATCATCCTGGTCAATCCAATGATCCATGTGAAATTCATTCCGGCTCAGGTGGCTTGGGTTATTTCACGATTCCAGAAAATGCGTGACTCTGTGGGTGATGACATTAAGCGTCCAGGTATTACCGAATATGGATACGACTCACTTCCTGCTGTAGGAGTTTATGAACTTCTGAAGATGCTTACCTATACGCGCAAGCGTCTGCATGATGTAACTGTTCCTCTTCAGTTATTCCATAGCGTTGAAGACCACACGCTGCCAGTTTCAAACACTGAAATCATTATGCAAGGCGTGGGATCTCGCGAGAAGAACCGCATCGAATTGGTAAATAGCTATCACGTTGCAACTCTCGATTATGACGCTGAAATCATCTTCGAGAATTCACGTCTATTTATTGAATCGCACTCATAA
- the trpD gene encoding anthranilate phosphoribosyltransferase: MSNSRLSWSALVERLESGLDLEPEQIQGAMREILSGESDIEFVKKFLIALKNKGETSDEVGALVAEMYSHSGPINITERAVDTVGTGGDGAHTINISTTAAIIAAAAGARVVKHGNRAVSSKSGASDFLEALGVVPGLDGPGVERTVRELGIGFCFAPIFHPAMRFAAPARKELGVPTVFNILGPLANPAKPQAAAIGVANERMHLVMAQVLAEKGCDGFVFRGDDGLDEITLVTTTSVLSIGRDEIKSDRIDAKDFGMQNAPIEAIVGGDAQENAQISRAIFAGERGAPRDAVLLNAAAAIAAFEGDLEGDIKQRLTLGLERAQNAVDSGAALELLNKWAALTQEISAS, translated from the coding sequence ATGTCCAATTCACGGTTGAGTTGGAGCGCCCTCGTTGAAAGACTCGAGTCAGGTTTAGATCTCGAGCCGGAACAAATTCAAGGAGCAATGCGTGAAATCCTGAGCGGCGAGTCGGACATTGAATTTGTTAAGAAATTTCTCATTGCTTTAAAGAACAAGGGTGAAACCTCTGATGAAGTTGGCGCGCTTGTTGCGGAAATGTATTCGCACTCAGGGCCAATTAATATCACCGAGCGAGCTGTTGACACTGTGGGAACTGGTGGCGACGGCGCTCACACAATTAATATCTCGACGACGGCTGCAATCATTGCTGCGGCCGCAGGTGCCCGAGTCGTCAAACACGGAAATCGGGCAGTGTCTTCCAAATCCGGGGCATCTGATTTTCTCGAAGCGCTAGGTGTAGTTCCAGGACTTGATGGTCCAGGCGTCGAACGCACCGTTCGCGAGCTCGGCATCGGTTTCTGCTTTGCACCAATATTTCATCCCGCCATGAGGTTTGCAGCACCAGCACGAAAAGAGCTCGGGGTACCGACCGTATTTAATATTTTGGGCCCACTAGCGAATCCCGCAAAGCCACAGGCTGCAGCAATCGGTGTAGCCAATGAGCGAATGCATTTAGTAATGGCCCAAGTATTGGCTGAAAAGGGTTGCGATGGTTTTGTATTCCGAGGCGACGATGGCCTCGATGAAATAACGCTTGTCACAACGACCTCTGTTCTCTCAATTGGCAGAGATGAGATCAAGAGCGATCGAATTGATGCAAAGGATTTCGGTATGCAGAACGCGCCGATTGAGGCAATCGTTGGCGGAGATGCGCAGGAGAATGCACAAATTTCACGCGCCATCTTTGCAGGTGAAAGAGGCGCACCACGAGACGCAGTTCTTCTCAATGCAGCCGCGGCAATCGCAGCATTTGAAGGCGACCTTGAGGGTGACATCAAGCAGCGTTTAACTCTTGGATTAGAACGCGCACAGAACGCAGTTGACTCTGGGGCGGCGTTAGAACTACTTAATAAATGGGCAGCTCTTACTCAGGAGATTTCTGCTTCTTAA
- a CDS encoding cytochrome c oxidase subunit 3, which translates to MTSTSVSAHHKITRPNMVAVGTIVWLSSELMFFAALFAMYFTTRAVQGPAIWLESTEILNIPFAAFNTTVLVLSSVTCQFGVFAAERYQARRDGALWKISSWGMREWFSMTFLMGGFFIAGQVYEYAHLVAEGMTLSSTAYGSVFYLATGFHGLHVTGGLIAFLIVMVRVAKARRFTQGQATTAIVVSYYWHFVDVVWIALFASIYLIK; encoded by the coding sequence ATGACAAGTACCAGCGTGAGCGCCCACCACAAGATCACTCGCCCCAATATGGTGGCTGTTGGAACAATCGTTTGGCTCTCAAGTGAGCTCATGTTCTTCGCGGCACTCTTCGCCATGTACTTCACAACACGCGCGGTGCAAGGCCCAGCAATTTGGCTTGAGTCAACAGAGATTCTCAATATTCCCTTCGCAGCGTTCAACACAACTGTTCTAGTTCTCTCATCCGTGACATGTCAGTTCGGCGTATTCGCCGCTGAGCGTTACCAAGCTCGACGCGATGGCGCTCTCTGGAAGATTTCATCTTGGGGAATGCGCGAATGGTTCTCCATGACATTCCTTATGGGTGGATTCTTTATCGCAGGTCAGGTTTACGAATATGCACACCTCGTTGCTGAAGGAATGACTCTTTCATCTACTGCATACGGTTCTGTCTTCTACCTCGCAACTGGTTTCCACGGACTCCACGTAACAGGTGGCCTCATTGCATTCCTCATCGTCATGGTGCGCGTAGCCAAAGCTCGTCGCTTTACACAAGGTCAAGCAACAACAGCAATCGTTGTTTCTTACTACTGGCACTTTGTGGACGTTGTATGGATCGCTCTCTTCGCCTCTATCTACCTCATTAAATAA
- a CDS encoding exonuclease domain-containing protein, producing MVEKSESATWQSTLQDFGRQLSETTFVVIDLETTGGAPHLGAGITEIGAVKVRAGVVLGEFKTFIDPQHPVPAYITDLTGITDEMVFQSPTIAQIFPSLLEFIGSHNETVLVAQNAPFDLSFLTFAARTHGFDWPKYPVLDTAIIARKVLSRDEVPNCKLGTLAEFFGTQTTPNHRALDDARATVDVFHGLLERLGSHDIYTLEELNNFGKKVKKQKSPE from the coding sequence ATGGTCGAAAAATCTGAGAGTGCAACGTGGCAGAGCACTCTGCAAGATTTCGGTCGTCAACTTAGCGAAACTACTTTCGTTGTCATTGATCTCGAAACTACGGGTGGGGCGCCTCATCTTGGAGCGGGCATCACTGAAATCGGTGCAGTCAAGGTTCGCGCAGGTGTTGTACTCGGCGAATTCAAGACCTTCATCGATCCACAGCATCCCGTTCCTGCCTACATCACCGATCTCACTGGTATCACCGATGAGATGGTCTTCCAATCTCCCACTATTGCGCAGATATTTCCTTCACTTCTCGAATTCATCGGTTCACACAATGAAACAGTTCTCGTTGCCCAGAACGCGCCCTTTGATCTCTCATTCCTTACCTTTGCTGCTCGCACCCATGGATTTGATTGGCCGAAATATCCAGTCCTCGACACCGCAATCATCGCTCGCAAAGTTCTCTCGCGAGATGAAGTACCGAATTGCAAACTTGGCACGCTTGCCGAATTCTTCGGAACGCAGACAACTCCAAATCACAGAGCTTTAGATGATGCTCGCGCGACAGTCGACGTTTTCCACGGGCTACTCGAACGCTTGGGTTCGCACGATATCTACACCCTTGAAGAGCTAAACAACTTTGGCAAGAAAGTTAAGAAGCAGAAATCTCCTGAGTAA